Proteins co-encoded in one Streptomyces roseochromogenus subsp. oscitans DS 12.976 genomic window:
- the topA gene encoding type I DNA topoisomerase gives MSPTSETAQGGRRLVIVESPAKAKTIKGYLGPGYVVEASVGHIRDLPNGAAEVPEKYTGEVRRLGVDVDHDFQPIYVVNADKRAQVKKLKDLLKESDELFLATDEDREGEAIAWHLQEVLKPKIPVKRMVFHEITKDAIREAVANPRQLNQKLVDAQETRRILDRLYGYEVSPVLWKKVMPRLSAGRVQSVATRLVVERERERIAFRSAEYWDLTGTFATGRAGDPSDPSSLVARLQTVDGRRIAQGRDFDSLGQLKSANILHLDEATARALAAALENTRFSVRSVESKPYRRSPYAPFRTTTLQQEASRKLGFGAKATMQIAQKLYENGYITYMRTDSTTLSDTAIAAARAQVTQLYGADYLPPQPRTYAAKVKNAQEAHEAIRPSGDRFRTPAETGLTGDQFKLYELIWKRTVASQMKDATGNSVTVKIGGTAADGRDVEFSASGKTITFHGFLKAYVEGADDPNAELDDRERRLPQVAEGDALSAEEVTVDGHATKPPARYTEASLVKELEEREIGRPSTYASIIGTILDRGYVFKKGTALVPSFLSFAVVNLLEKHFGRLVDYDFTAKMEDDLDRIAAGEAQAVPWLKRFYFGEGTATGGAADAGNGDGDHLGGLKELVTDLGAIDAREVSSFPVGDDIVLRVGRYGPYIERGEKETEQHQRADIPADLAPDELTVELAEELLAKPSGDFELGTDPATGHTIVAKDGRYGPYVTEILPEGTPKTGKNAVKPRTASLFKSMALDTVTLDDALKLMSLPRLVGTDADGQEITAQNGRYGPYLKKGTDSRSLQSEDQLFTITLEEAQAIYAQPKQRGRAAAKPPLKELGEDPVSGKPVVVKDGRFGPYVTDGETNATLRSGDSVETITPERGFELLAEKRAKAPAKKTAKKAVAKKTAPAKKTAAKKTAAKKTTAAAKKTTAKKTTAKKATASKATASGSED, from the coding sequence TTGTCCCCGACCAGCGAGACCGCACAGGGCGGCCGCCGACTCGTCATCGTCGAGTCGCCTGCCAAGGCGAAGACGATCAAGGGCTACCTCGGCCCCGGCTACGTCGTCGAAGCGAGCGTCGGGCACATCCGCGACCTCCCCAACGGCGCCGCGGAGGTGCCCGAGAAGTACACCGGCGAGGTGCGCCGGCTCGGTGTGGACGTCGACCATGACTTCCAGCCGATCTATGTGGTCAACGCCGACAAGAGGGCGCAGGTCAAGAAGCTCAAGGATCTGCTGAAGGAGTCCGACGAGCTCTTCCTCGCCACCGATGAGGACCGGGAGGGCGAGGCGATCGCCTGGCACCTCCAGGAGGTCCTCAAGCCGAAGATCCCGGTCAAGCGGATGGTGTTCCACGAGATCACCAAGGACGCGATCCGCGAGGCCGTCGCCAACCCGCGCCAGCTCAACCAGAAGCTGGTCGACGCCCAGGAGACCCGCCGCATCCTCGACCGCCTCTACGGTTACGAGGTCTCACCGGTGCTGTGGAAGAAGGTCATGCCCCGGCTGTCGGCCGGCCGCGTGCAGTCCGTCGCCACGCGACTCGTCGTGGAGCGGGAACGCGAGCGCATCGCGTTTCGTTCTGCCGAGTACTGGGACCTGACGGGCACCTTCGCGACCGGCCGCGCGGGCGATCCGTCGGACCCGTCGTCGCTGGTCGCCCGCCTGCAGACCGTCGACGGCAGGCGGATCGCGCAGGGCCGCGACTTCGACTCCCTGGGACAACTCAAGAGCGCGAACATCCTCCACCTCGACGAGGCGACCGCCCGCGCCCTCGCCGCCGCCCTGGAGAACACGCGGTTCTCCGTGCGCTCCGTCGAGTCCAAGCCGTACCGCCGCTCGCCGTACGCCCCGTTCCGTACGACGACGCTGCAGCAGGAGGCCAGCCGCAAGCTCGGCTTCGGCGCGAAGGCCACGATGCAGATCGCGCAGAAGCTGTACGAGAACGGCTACATCACGTACATGCGTACGGACTCCACGACGCTGAGCGACACCGCGATCGCGGCCGCCCGCGCCCAGGTCACGCAGCTGTACGGCGCCGACTACCTGCCCCCGCAGCCGCGTACGTACGCCGCCAAGGTCAAGAACGCGCAGGAGGCCCACGAGGCGATCCGGCCCTCGGGTGATCGTTTCCGCACTCCCGCCGAGACCGGCCTGACCGGTGACCAGTTCAAGCTGTACGAGCTGATCTGGAAGCGGACCGTCGCCTCCCAGATGAAGGACGCGACCGGCAACAGCGTGACCGTGAAGATCGGCGGCACCGCCGCCGACGGCCGGGACGTCGAGTTCAGCGCCTCCGGCAAGACGATCACCTTCCACGGCTTCCTGAAGGCCTACGTCGAGGGTGCCGACGACCCGAACGCCGAGCTGGACGACCGCGAGCGCCGGCTGCCGCAGGTCGCCGAGGGCGACGCGCTGTCCGCCGAGGAGGTCACGGTCGACGGCCACGCCACCAAGCCCCCGGCCCGCTACACCGAGGCCTCGCTGGTCAAGGAGCTGGAAGAGCGCGAGATCGGACGCCCGTCGACGTACGCGTCGATCATCGGCACGATCCTCGACCGCGGTTATGTCTTCAAGAAGGGCACGGCCCTCGTGCCGTCCTTCCTGTCCTTCGCCGTGGTGAACCTCCTGGAGAAGCACTTCGGGCGGCTCGTCGACTACGACTTCACCGCCAAGATGGAGGACGACCTCGACCGCATCGCGGCCGGTGAGGCCCAGGCCGTTCCGTGGCTCAAGCGCTTCTACTTCGGCGAGGGCACCGCCACGGGCGGCGCGGCCGACGCCGGCAACGGCGACGGGGACCACCTCGGCGGCCTCAAGGAGCTGGTGACCGACCTGGGCGCGATCGACGCGCGCGAGGTGTCGTCGTTCCCAGTGGGTGACGACATCGTGCTCCGCGTCGGCCGCTACGGCCCGTACATCGAGCGCGGCGAGAAGGAGACCGAGCAGCACCAGCGCGCCGACATCCCGGCCGACCTGGCGCCGGACGAGCTGACCGTCGAGCTGGCCGAGGAACTGCTGGCCAAGCCGAGCGGCGACTTCGAGCTGGGCACGGACCCGGCCACCGGCCACACGATCGTCGCCAAGGACGGCCGCTACGGCCCGTACGTCACGGAGATCCTCCCCGAGGGCACCCCGAAGACCGGCAAGAACGCGGTCAAGCCGCGTACGGCCTCGCTGTTCAAGTCGATGGCGCTCGACACGGTGACGCTCGACGACGCCCTGAAGCTGATGTCGCTGCCGCGCCTCGTCGGCACCGACGCCGACGGCCAGGAGATCACCGCGCAGAACGGCCGCTACGGCCCGTATCTGAAGAAGGGCACGGACTCGCGTTCGCTGCAGTCCGAGGACCAGCTCTTCACGATCACGCTGGAGGAGGCTCAGGCGATCTACGCCCAGCCCAAGCAGCGCGGTCGGGCCGCCGCCAAGCCGCCGCTGAAGGAGCTGGGCGAGGACCCGGTCTCCGGCAAGCCGGTCGTGGTCAAGGACGGCCGCTTCGGTCCGTACGTCACCGACGGCGAGACCAACGCGACCCTGCGCTCCGGCGACAGCGTCGAGACGATCACTCCGGAGCGCGGGTTCGAGCTGCTCGCCGAGAAGCGCGCGAAGGCCCCCGCCAAGAAGACCGCGAAGAAGGCCGTGGCCAAGAAGACGGCCCCGGCGAAGAAGACCGCCGCCAAGAAGACGGCGGCGAAGAAGACGACCGCGGCCGCGAAGAAGACCACGGCGAAGAAGACGACTGCCAAGAAGGCGACGGCTTCCAAGGCGACGGCTTCCGGCTCGGAGGACTGA
- a CDS encoding DUF7059 domain-containing protein: MGGVTDSGLASLPASDRPDVAARLRDALLAASFTADGLLDRLGAPAYAALARSETVPALRATRGDTPLETLVRLFLLQQPVPHARVAAVLPVEEVLEAGWLTRVGGDEVAATVDVRPYGGPGGEDWFIVSDLGCAVGGAGGIGQLGRQADTAVVLGVGGASTTLAGITVRTPVASALDLGTGSGIQALHAAQHATRVTATDLNPRALHITALTLALSGAPAADLREGSLFEPVRDDETFDLIVSNPPFVISPGARLTYRDGGMGGDDLCRSLVQQAGERLHEGGFAQFLANWQHVAGEDWQDRLRSWVPRGCDAWIVQREVQDVTQYAELWLRDAGDHRGDPAEYQARYDAWLDEFEARKVKAVGFGWITLRRTGSADPVVTVEEWPHPVEQPLGDTIRAHFERLDYLREHDDAALLASHFRLAAEVVQEQVGLPGAEDPEHVVLRQHRGMRRATKVDTVGAGFAGVCDGTLSAGRILDAIAQLMNEDPVLLRDRTPAQIRLLVEQGFLEPAD, translated from the coding sequence ATGGGGGGCGTGACTGACTCCGGACTCGCTTCCCTGCCCGCTTCCGACCGGCCCGACGTAGCCGCGCGCCTGCGGGACGCGCTGCTGGCCGCCTCCTTCACCGCCGACGGGCTGCTCGACCGGCTCGGCGCCCCCGCGTACGCGGCGCTGGCCCGCAGCGAGACCGTGCCCGCCCTCCGGGCGACCCGCGGCGACACGCCGCTGGAGACGCTCGTACGGCTGTTCCTGCTCCAGCAACCGGTGCCGCACGCGCGCGTGGCGGCCGTTCTGCCGGTCGAGGAGGTGCTGGAGGCCGGGTGGCTCACGCGTGTGGGCGGCGACGAGGTAGCCGCCACCGTGGACGTACGGCCTTACGGCGGCCCCGGCGGCGAGGACTGGTTCATCGTCTCCGACCTGGGCTGCGCAGTCGGCGGTGCGGGCGGCATCGGGCAGCTGGGCCGTCAGGCAGACACAGCCGTCGTCCTGGGCGTCGGGGGCGCCTCCACGACCCTTGCCGGTATCACCGTCCGTACGCCGGTCGCGTCCGCCCTGGACCTCGGCACGGGCTCCGGCATCCAGGCGCTGCACGCCGCCCAGCACGCCACGCGCGTGACGGCGACCGACCTCAATCCGCGCGCCCTGCACATCACCGCACTCACGCTCGCGCTCTCCGGCGCGCCCGCCGCCGACCTGCGCGAGGGTTCGCTCTTCGAGCCCGTCAGGGACGACGAGACCTTCGACCTGATCGTGTCCAACCCGCCGTTCGTCATCTCCCCCGGTGCCCGGCTGACGTACCGGGACGGTGGCATGGGCGGGGACGATCTGTGCCGCTCGCTCGTTCAACAGGCGGGGGAACGGCTGCACGAGGGCGGGTTCGCGCAGTTCCTCGCCAACTGGCAGCACGTGGCAGGGGAGGACTGGCAGGACAGACTCAGGTCATGGGTGCCGCGCGGGTGCGATGCCTGGATCGTGCAGCGCGAGGTACAGGACGTCACGCAGTACGCCGAGCTGTGGCTGAGGGACGCCGGCGACCACCGCGGGGATCCGGCGGAGTACCAGGCGCGTTACGACGCCTGGCTCGACGAGTTCGAGGCGCGCAAGGTCAAGGCGGTCGGCTTCGGCTGGATCACCCTGCGCAGGACGGGGTCCGCCGATCCCGTCGTCACCGTGGAGGAGTGGCCGCATCCGGTCGAGCAGCCCCTCGGGGACACGATCCGGGCGCACTTCGAGCGGCTCGACTATCTCCGGGAACACGATGACGCGGCGCTGCTCGCCAGCCACTTCAGGCTCGCCGCCGAGGTGGTCCAGGAGCAGGTCGGGCTGCCTGGGGCCGAGGACCCGGAGCATGTGGTGCTGCGCCAGCACCGCGGGATGCGCCGGGCCACGAAGGTGGACACGGTCGGCGCCGGGTTCGCGGGCGTCTGCGACGGCACGCTGAGCGCGGGCCGCATCCTGGACGCCATCGCCCAACTCATGAACGAGGACCCGGTGTTGCTCCGCGACCGGACGCCCGCACAGATCCGCCTGCTGGTGGAGCAGGGCTTCCTCGAGCCGGCGGACTGA
- a CDS encoding small secreted protein → MEGTNPVNKKLAAALSSGAVLVVALTGCTSSGGDKGPDPKLVAWAKSVCDAVPAQDAKIKSANAAISTTAADTAEPETLQKTDSQAFQDMSDGYKAIAGAVSKAGAPPGVADGDTRLQAVVKSFDGLSVSYAGLKKQVDALNTKDQAKFASGLHDIATQMTDLEKQHKSGTDALEKLQQGEVKNAIAQQASCKKVASSDASPSSPSAG, encoded by the coding sequence ATGGAAGGGACCAATCCGGTGAACAAGAAGCTCGCGGCCGCACTGTCCAGCGGTGCGGTACTGGTGGTGGCGCTGACGGGATGTACCAGCAGCGGCGGTGACAAGGGGCCCGACCCCAAGCTGGTCGCCTGGGCCAAGTCGGTCTGTGACGCGGTGCCCGCGCAGGACGCGAAGATCAAGTCGGCGAACGCGGCGATCAGCACGACGGCCGCCGACACCGCCGAGCCCGAGACGCTCCAGAAGACGGACTCCCAGGCCTTCCAGGACATGTCCGACGGCTACAAGGCGATCGCCGGCGCTGTGAGCAAGGCGGGCGCGCCGCCCGGCGTCGCCGACGGCGACACGCGGCTGCAGGCCGTGGTGAAGAGCTTCGACGGCCTCTCCGTCTCGTACGCCGGGCTGAAGAAGCAGGTCGACGCGCTGAACACCAAGGACCAGGCGAAGTTCGCCTCCGGGCTGCACGACATCGCCACGCAGATGACGGACCTGGAGAAGCAGCACAAGAGCGGCACCGACGCGCTGGAGAAACTCCAGCAGGGCGAGGTCAAGAACGCCATCGCCCAGCAGGCCAGCTGCAAGAAGGTCGCGTCGTCGGACGCGTCGCCGTCTTCGCCGTCGGCGGGCTGA
- a CDS encoding sodium-translocating pyrophosphatase, giving the protein MAGLSIPQSDHPTSLAAAVLTHDNRIMVAIIAAVALAALVVAGILVRQVLAAGEGTDSMKQIAEAVQEGAKAYLARQLRTLGVFAVVVFFLLMLLPADDWNQRAGRSVFFLIGAAFSAATGYIGMWLAVRSNVRVAAAAREATPAPGEPEKDLTTVSHTAMKIAFRTGGVVGMFTVGLGLLGASCVVLVYAADAPKVLEGFGLGAALIAMFMRVGGGIFTKAADVGADLVGKVEQGIPEDDPRNAATIADNVGDNVGDCAGMAADLFESYAVTLVAALILGKAAFGDSGLAFPLLVPAIGVITAMIGIFAVAPRRADRSGMTAINRGFFISAVISLVLVAIAVVVYLPSKYSDLNGVTDAAIKAKAGDPRILAVVAVAIGILLAAVIQQLTGYFTETNRRPVRDIGKTSLTGPATVVLSGISVGLESAVYTALLIGLGVYGAFLLGGTSIMLALFAVALAGTGLLTTVGVIVAMDTFGPVSDNAQGIAEMSGDVEGAGARVLTNLDAVGNTTKAITKGIAIATAVLAASALFGSYRDAITTNVQGVGEKLTGPGAPLSLSLDISQPNNLVGLIAGAAVVFLFSGLAINAVSRSAGSVVFEVRRQFRERPGIMDYSEKPEYGKVVDICTRDALRELATPGLLAVMAPIFVGFTLGVGSLGSYLAGAIGAGTLMAVFLANSGGAWDNAKKLVEDGHHGGKGSEAHAATVIGDTVGDPFKDTAGPAINPLLKVMNLVSLLIAPAVIKFSYGSEKNLGVRILIALLALVVIVVAVYVSKRRGIAVGDDESTERVANSPNTAVVS; this is encoded by the coding sequence ATGGCGGGGCTTTCCATCCCTCAGTCGGATCACCCCACATCCCTTGCAGCGGCAGTCCTGACCCACGACAACCGGATCATGGTGGCCATCATCGCGGCGGTCGCCCTGGCCGCACTGGTGGTCGCGGGGATCCTGGTGCGCCAGGTGCTGGCCGCGGGCGAGGGCACCGACAGCATGAAACAGATCGCCGAGGCGGTCCAGGAAGGAGCGAAGGCGTATCTCGCCCGGCAGTTGCGCACGCTCGGCGTATTCGCTGTCGTCGTCTTCTTCCTGCTCATGCTGCTGCCCGCGGACGACTGGAATCAGCGTGCCGGACGATCGGTGTTCTTCCTGATCGGTGCGGCGTTCTCGGCGGCCACCGGCTATATCGGCATGTGGCTCGCCGTGCGCAGCAATGTGCGGGTCGCCGCGGCGGCCCGGGAGGCCACACCGGCACCAGGCGAACCCGAAAAGGATCTCACCACCGTCTCGCACACCGCGATGAAGATCGCATTTCGCACGGGCGGCGTCGTCGGCATGTTCACAGTGGGGCTCGGCCTGCTGGGCGCCTCCTGCGTGGTGCTGGTGTACGCGGCCGACGCTCCGAAGGTGCTGGAGGGCTTCGGCCTCGGCGCCGCCCTGATCGCCATGTTCATGCGTGTGGGCGGCGGCATCTTCACCAAGGCCGCCGACGTCGGCGCCGACCTGGTCGGCAAGGTCGAACAGGGCATTCCGGAGGACGATCCGCGCAATGCCGCGACCATCGCCGACAACGTGGGCGACAACGTCGGCGACTGCGCGGGCATGGCGGCCGACCTCTTCGAGTCGTACGCCGTGACCCTGGTGGCCGCGCTGATCCTCGGCAAGGCCGCCTTCGGCGACTCCGGGCTGGCGTTCCCGCTGCTCGTGCCCGCCATCGGCGTCATCACCGCGATGATCGGCATCTTCGCGGTCGCCCCGCGCCGCGCCGACCGCAGCGGCATGACCGCGATCAACCGCGGCTTCTTCATCTCCGCGGTGATCTCCCTCGTGCTGGTCGCGATCGCCGTCGTCGTCTATCTGCCGTCGAAGTACTCCGACCTCAACGGGGTCACCGACGCGGCGATCAAGGCAAAGGCCGGCGACCCGCGGATCCTCGCCGTGGTCGCGGTGGCGATCGGCATCCTGCTCGCTGCCGTCATCCAGCAGCTGACCGGCTACTTCACCGAGACCAACCGCCGCCCGGTCAGGGACATCGGGAAAACCTCCCTCACGGGCCCGGCCACGGTCGTGCTGTCCGGCATCTCGGTGGGCCTGGAGTCGGCCGTCTACACCGCGCTGCTCATCGGCCTCGGCGTGTACGGCGCGTTCCTCCTCGGCGGTACGTCGATCATGCTCGCGCTGTTCGCGGTCGCGCTGGCCGGCACCGGACTGCTCACCACGGTCGGCGTGATCGTCGCCATGGACACCTTCGGGCCGGTCTCCGACAACGCCCAGGGCATCGCCGAGATGTCCGGCGACGTGGAGGGCGCGGGCGCCCGGGTGCTCACCAACCTGGACGCGGTCGGCAACACCACCAAGGCCATCACCAAGGGCATCGCCATCGCCACCGCCGTGCTCGCCGCGTCGGCGCTGTTCGGGTCGTACCGTGACGCGATCACCACCAACGTGCAGGGCGTCGGGGAGAAACTCACCGGCCCCGGTGCGCCGCTGAGCCTGTCCCTGGACATCTCCCAGCCCAACAACCTCGTCGGCCTCATCGCCGGCGCCGCGGTCGTCTTCCTCTTCTCCGGACTCGCCATCAACGCCGTGTCGCGCTCGGCCGGTTCGGTGGTGTTCGAGGTACGGCGGCAGTTCCGGGAGAGGCCCGGGATCATGGACTACAGCGAGAAGCCCGAGTACGGCAAGGTCGTCGACATCTGCACCAGGGACGCCCTCAGAGAGCTGGCCACACCGGGTCTGCTCGCCGTGATGGCGCCCATCTTCGTCGGGTTCACGCTCGGCGTCGGCTCGCTCGGCTCCTACCTCGCCGGCGCGATCGGCGCGGGCACGCTGATGGCGGTGTTCCTCGCCAACTCCGGTGGTGCCTGGGACAACGCCAAGAAGCTGGTGGAGGACGGCCACCACGGCGGCAAGGGCAGCGAGGCCCACGCGGCCACGGTGATCGGCGACACGGTCGGTGACCCCTTCAAGGACACCGCTGGACCGGCGATCAACCCGCTGCTGAAGGTCATGAACCTGGTCTCGCTGCTCATCGCGCCCGCGGTGATCAAGTTCTCCTACGGCAGCGAAAAGAACCTGGGCGTGCGGATCCTGATCGCGCTCCTCGCGCTCGTGGTGATCGTCGTCGCCGTGTACGTCTCCAAGCGGCGCGGAATCGCCGTCGGCGACGACGAGAGCACCGAGCGGGTCGCCAACTCACCGAACACGGCGGTGGTTTCGTAG
- a CDS encoding ATP-binding protein: protein MATVELRFSALPEHVRTARLVAAAVARRAGVDEAVLDEVRLAVGEACSRAVGLHQSSGISAPVKVALIEEEKQFSIEVGDEAPHAVPTGAPGAGQDGDAEIEEDEMGLAVISGLVDDVEVTTGQDGGRIRMTWPTTPPAAALL, encoded by the coding sequence ATGGCCACCGTCGAACTCCGCTTCAGCGCGCTGCCCGAGCACGTCCGGACCGCCCGGTTGGTGGCGGCCGCGGTGGCACGCAGGGCAGGAGTTGACGAGGCCGTCCTCGACGAGGTCCGGCTCGCCGTCGGCGAGGCCTGCTCCCGCGCCGTCGGACTTCACCAGAGCAGCGGCATCAGCGCGCCTGTGAAGGTGGCGCTGATCGAAGAGGAGAAACAGTTCTCCATCGAGGTCGGCGACGAGGCGCCGCACGCCGTCCCGACAGGCGCGCCCGGCGCCGGGCAGGACGGCGACGCGGAGATCGAGGAGGACGAGATGGGCCTCGCGGTCATCAGCGGCCTCGTCGACGACGTCGAGGTCACCACCGGACAGGACGGCGGCCGGATCCGCATGACCTGGCCGACCACACCGCCGGCCGCGGCGCTGCTCTGA
- the bldG gene encoding anti-sigma factor antagonist BldG: MDLSLSTETVGDRTVVRVGGEIDVYTAPKLREQLVELVNDGNFHLVVDMEGVDFLDSTGLGVLVGGLKRVRAHEGSLRLVCNQERILKIFRITGLTKVFPIHTSVEEAVAATD; this comes from the coding sequence GTGGACCTGTCCTTGTCGACCGAGACCGTCGGCGATCGTACGGTCGTCCGAGTCGGTGGTGAAATCGACGTGTATACCGCGCCCAAGCTGCGCGAGCAGCTGGTCGAGCTGGTGAACGACGGGAATTTCCACCTCGTCGTCGACATGGAGGGCGTGGACTTCCTCGACTCCACCGGGCTCGGCGTGCTGGTCGGCGGCTTGAAGCGAGTGCGTGCCCATGAGGGCTCGCTGCGCCTGGTCTGCAACCAGGAGCGCATTCTCAAGATCTTCCGTATCACCGGCCTCACCAAGGTGTTCCCGATCCACACCTCGGTCGAGGAAGCGGTGGCGGCCACCGACTGA
- a CDS encoding DEAD/DEAH box helicase, whose translation MAFNHLPAGVHDALAPLSVTPVTHSVPMAKNHRSDRSPADPAPRPSPGAVLDRLASGPSRSARITHTEHLPPRVGRHAVWPHRIRSEVIAAVQACGIEHPWAHQTLAAEHALDGDSVIVATGTASGKSLAYLVPVLSTLLDGSEAPTPWTQQREAPPRGGGGRQVGGRGATALYLAPTKALAADQCRSVKELSQSLGNAVRPAVYDGDTPFEEREWIRQYANYVLTNPDMLHRGILPSHPRWSSFLKSLKYVVIDECHTYRGVFGSHVAQVLRRLRRLCARYGSSPVFLLASATAAEPAVAARRLTGLPVVEVADDASPRGELVFALWEPPLTELHGERGAPVRRTATAETADLLTDLTVQGVRSVAFVRSRRGAELISVIAQERLAEVDRSLVRRVAAYRGGYLPEERRALERALHSGELLGLAATTALELGVDVSGLDAVVIAGYPGTRASLWQQAGRAGRSGQGALAILVARDDPLDTFLVHHPEALFDQPVESTVLDPDNPYVLAPHLCAAAAELPLTEEDLDLFGPACADVLPQLEAAKLLRRRTKAWHWTRRERAADLTDIRGAGGRPVQVVETGTGRLLGTVDAGAAHSTVHEGAVHLHQGRTYLVRSLDLEDSVALVEQADPPYSTVARDTTAISILETDTEIPWGAGRLCYGSVEVTNQVVSYLRRRLITGEVLGETKLDLPPRTLRTRAVWWTVTDDQLDEARISPEILGGSLHAAEHASIGLLPLFATCDRWDIGGVSIPLHPDTLLPTVFVYDGHPGGAGFAERAFHTARAWLTATREAIASCECEAGCPSCIQSPKCGNGNDPLHKRGAVRLLTVLLRGAPGETEAEGGDGSSAEPAPGPVPRA comes from the coding sequence ATGGCATTCAATCACTTACCGGCAGGCGTGCACGACGCCTTGGCTCCATTGTCCGTCACGCCAGTGACACACTCGGTGCCGATGGCCAAGAATCACCGATCCGATCGATCCCCGGCGGACCCGGCGCCACGCCCGTCTCCGGGCGCGGTCCTGGACCGGCTCGCCTCCGGGCCGAGCCGGTCTGCGCGCATCACTCATACGGAGCACTTGCCCCCGCGCGTGGGCCGCCATGCCGTCTGGCCTCATCGGATTCGGTCCGAGGTGATCGCCGCCGTCCAGGCGTGCGGCATCGAACACCCCTGGGCGCACCAGACGCTGGCCGCCGAGCACGCCCTGGACGGTGACTCGGTGATCGTCGCCACCGGCACCGCCTCCGGCAAGTCCCTCGCGTATCTGGTGCCCGTCCTGTCCACCCTCCTGGACGGCTCCGAGGCGCCCACTCCATGGACACAGCAGCGCGAAGCGCCTCCACGGGGTGGTGGCGGGCGACAGGTGGGCGGCCGTGGGGCCACAGCCCTGTATCTGGCGCCCACCAAGGCGCTCGCGGCGGATCAGTGCCGGTCCGTGAAGGAACTTTCACAATCTCTGGGCAATGCCGTACGCCCCGCGGTGTACGACGGGGACACTCCGTTCGAGGAACGGGAGTGGATCCGCCAGTACGCCAACTACGTCCTCACCAACCCCGACATGCTGCACCGCGGGATACTCCCCTCCCACCCGCGCTGGTCCTCCTTCCTGAAGTCGCTCAAGTACGTCGTCATCGACGAGTGCCACACCTACCGCGGCGTCTTCGGCTCGCACGTCGCCCAGGTACTGCGCCGGCTGCGCCGCCTGTGCGCCCGCTACGGCTCCTCGCCCGTCTTCCTGCTCGCCTCCGCGACCGCCGCCGAGCCCGCCGTGGCCGCGCGGCGGCTGACCGGCCTGCCGGTGGTCGAGGTCGCCGACGACGCCTCCCCGCGCGGGGAACTCGTCTTCGCCCTCTGGGAGCCCCCGCTCACCGAACTGCACGGCGAGAGGGGCGCCCCCGTGCGGCGCACCGCCACCGCCGAGACCGCCGATCTGCTGACCGACCTGACCGTGCAGGGCGTGCGCTCGGTCGCCTTCGTACGGTCCCGGCGTGGCGCCGAGCTGATCTCGGTGATCGCCCAGGAGCGGCTCGCCGAGGTCGACCGCTCCCTGGTCCGGCGGGTCGCGGCCTACCGCGGCGGCTACCTCCCCGAGGAGCGCCGGGCCCTGGAACGCGCCCTGCACTCCGGCGAACTCCTCGGCCTTGCCGCCACGACGGCCCTGGAGCTGGGCGTGGACGTCTCCGGCCTGGACGCCGTGGTGATCGCCGGCTACCCGGGCACGCGCGCGTCCCTGTGGCAGCAGGCGGGCCGCGCCGGCCGCTCCGGCCAGGGCGCCCTGGCGATCCTGGTCGCCCGTGACGACCCACTGGACACCTTCCTCGTCCACCATCCGGAGGCCCTGTTCGACCAACCGGTGGAATCGACGGTCCTCGACCCCGACAACCCCTACGTCCTCGCCCCGCACCTGTGCGCCGCCGCCGCGGAACTCCCGCTGACCGAGGAGGACCTGGACCTCTTCGGCCCGGCCTGCGCGGACGTGCTGCCGCAGCTGGAGGCCGCGAAGCTGCTGCGCCGGCGCACGAAGGCCTGGCACTGGACGCGCCGGGAGCGGGCCGCCGACCTGACCGACATCCGCGGCGCGGGCGGGCGTCCGGTGCAGGTCGTCGAGACCGGCACGGGCCGCCTGCTCGGCACGGTCGACGCGGGCGCCGCGCACTCGACGGTCCACGAGGGCGCGGTCCATCTGCACCAGGGCCGCACCTACCTGGTGCGCTCGCTCGACCTGGAGGACTCCGTCGCCCTCGTCGAGCAGGCCGATCCGCCGTACTCCACGGTCGCCCGCGACACCACCGCGATCTCCATCCTGGAGACGGACACCGAGATCCCGTGGGGTGCCGGCCGCCTCTGCTACGGCTCGGTCGAGGTCACCAACCAGGTGGTCTCCTATCTCCGCAGACGCCTCATCACCGGCGAAGTGCTCGGCGAGACAAAACTCGACCTCCCTCCTCGTACGCTGCGCACCCGGGCGGTGTGGTGGACGGTCACCGACGACCAACTGGACGAGGCCCGGATCAGCCCGGAGATCCTCGGCGGCTCCCTGCACGCCGCCGAACACGCCTCCATCGGCCTGCTCCCCCTCTTCGCGACCTGCGACCGCTGGGACATCGGCGGCGTCTCGATCCCGCTGCACCCGGACACCCTGCTGCCGACGGTCTTCGTGTACGACGGCCACCCCGGCGGCGCGGGCTTCGCCGAGCGTGCCTTCCACACCGCCCGCGCCTGGCTCACCGCCACCCGCGAGGCCATCGCCTCCTGCGAGTGCGAGGCCGGCTGCCCGTCCTGCATCCAGTCCCCCAAGTGCGGCAACGGCAACGACCCACTGCACAAGAGGGGGGCGGTACGGCTCCTCACGGTGCTGTTGCGGGGAGCGCCGGGGGAGACGGAGGCCGAGGGAGGCGACGGAAGCTCGGCCGAGCCGGCTCCGGGACCGGTGCCCCGGGCGTGA